In a single window of the Pseudodesulfovibrio profundus genome:
- a CDS encoding DUF2959 domain-containing protein, whose protein sequence is MHRIILPLVLFSLLFAGGCSKAYYSAMEKVGYDKREILSDRVENARESQQDAKEQFANALERYKSVVDFDGGALEEKYDILNAEYESSEEQAQEVRDRIDSVEDVADALFDEWAEEITQYSSAKLRRSSQQKLSATKARYAKLIKAMKRASSKMDPVLAAFKDQVLFLKHNLNAKAIAALEGELGTIRSDVDALIKEMEKSIAEADAFIQTLE, encoded by the coding sequence ATGCACCGCATCATATTGCCTTTGGTCCTCTTCTCGCTGCTCTTTGCTGGCGGCTGCTCTAAAGCGTACTATTCTGCCATGGAAAAGGTCGGATACGACAAGCGCGAAATATTGTCTGATCGCGTGGAGAACGCCCGTGAATCCCAGCAGGACGCCAAGGAACAGTTTGCCAACGCCCTTGAGCGATACAAGTCCGTTGTCGATTTTGACGGCGGTGCACTGGAAGAAAAATACGACATTTTGAACGCTGAGTACGAATCCAGTGAAGAGCAGGCACAGGAGGTACGTGACCGTATCGATTCGGTGGAAGACGTTGCCGACGCGCTGTTTGATGAGTGGGCAGAGGAAATCACTCAGTACTCCAGCGCCAAACTGCGCCGTTCCAGCCAGCAGAAGCTCTCTGCCACCAAGGCTCGTTATGCCAAGCTGATCAAGGCCATGAAGCGCGCAAGCTCGAAAATGGATCCGGTCCTGGCCGCATTCAAGGATCAGGTGCTGTTCCTGAAGCACAATCTCAACGCCAAGGCCATTGCCGCTCTGGAGGGCGAACTGGGTACCATCCGCAGTGATGTGGACGCCCTGATCAAGGAAATGGAAAAGTCCATTGCCGAGGCCGACGCCTTTATCCAGACCCTGGAATAG
- a CDS encoding YigZ family protein: MPLTGSADAGYFDAMSDRYLIPSATHRVTDTIKKSQFITTLAHTPDIESAREFVASIKEEFPDATHNCWAFAAGPPGDTAAVGMSDDGEPHGTAGKPMLTTLLHSSVGEVSAVVTRYFGGTKLGTGGLVRAYSGMVNLGLESLPTKEKVDTTTITATIPYPAVTLFKRMLPEFEAEVEEERFTDEAAFVLVIPNEHLASFTDKLAELTDGVGRVEI; encoded by the coding sequence TTGCCCTTGACCGGTTCAGCCGACGCGGGATACTTTGACGCCATGTCAGATCGCTATCTCATTCCGTCCGCCACCCACCGCGTGACGGATACCATCAAGAAAAGCCAGTTCATCACCACCCTTGCCCACACGCCTGATATCGAATCGGCCAGGGAGTTTGTTGCCAGCATAAAAGAAGAATTTCCCGACGCCACCCACAACTGCTGGGCCTTTGCCGCCGGCCCCCCCGGAGACACGGCAGCCGTGGGCATGAGCGATGACGGCGAGCCCCACGGAACAGCGGGCAAGCCCATGCTCACCACCCTGCTCCACAGCTCGGTGGGCGAAGTTTCCGCCGTGGTGACCCGTTATTTTGGCGGAACCAAGCTCGGCACCGGCGGTTTGGTCAGGGCGTATTCCGGCATGGTTAATCTGGGATTGGAAAGCCTGCCCACCAAGGAAAAGGTTGATACCACCACCATCACCGCGACCATCCCCTATCCTGCCGTCACCTTGTTCAAGCGTATGCTCCCGGAATTCGAGGCAGAAGTGGAGGAAGAACGCTTCACCGACGAAGCGGCCTTTGTGCTGGTTATTCCAAACGAACACCTCGCATCGTTCACGGATAAGCTGGCCGAATTGACCGATGGGGTCGGGCGAGTGGAGATTTGA
- a CDS encoding aminotransferase-like domain-containing protein: protein MTIYAPNMAKDGKALYKALADAIERDISDGKLVPGERLPTHRDMAEMIGINVSTVTKGYQEAERRGLLSGTVGRGTFVASDALTATAMVAFEPAAPGSLEMGLISPFYHLDPDLTDGFRKIARRKDPSVFMRYTDPRGLPEHREAGAKWASRYGMPAEAEDIIVCAGSQNALTCTLSGLFTPGDRIATDALTYPGLKTLAAMLGIRLVPIAMDEQGMVPEALETACRRNDIRGVYLMPSVHNPTTATMSSPRRDSIARVAQSHDLIVIEDDAYALTDPTLLPPVASRIPHRSVYIAGVSKNMAAGLRIAFLVTPKPYRQPLAQAMLNTIWMAPPLNAELTAMWINDGTADAVVEAKRQATAKRYMLACDVLEDFRFRGKPTGFFIWLELPEPWTGTMLEKAASKENVNVFGAEKFTVGDSPAPAAARISLTGAETMEEFCRGLWIIRNILTNE, encoded by the coding sequence ATGACAATATACGCTCCGAACATGGCCAAAGACGGCAAGGCGCTCTACAAGGCTCTGGCCGATGCAATTGAACGGGATATCAGCGACGGCAAACTGGTCCCGGGGGAACGGCTACCCACACACCGGGACATGGCTGAAATGATTGGTATCAATGTCTCCACTGTCACCAAGGGGTATCAGGAGGCGGAACGGCGCGGACTGCTGTCCGGGACAGTCGGGCGCGGCACATTCGTGGCTTCGGATGCGTTGACGGCCACGGCCATGGTCGCCTTTGAACCGGCGGCTCCCGGCTCGCTGGAGATGGGGCTGATTTCTCCCTTCTATCATCTGGACCCGGACCTGACTGACGGATTTCGTAAGATTGCCCGAAGAAAGGACCCTTCCGTGTTCATGCGGTACACCGATCCGCGCGGTCTGCCCGAACACCGGGAAGCAGGTGCCAAATGGGCATCCCGGTACGGCATGCCTGCCGAAGCGGAAGACATCATCGTCTGCGCCGGTTCACAGAATGCCCTGACCTGCACCCTCAGCGGCCTGTTCACCCCCGGTGACCGGATCGCAACCGATGCCCTGACCTATCCCGGCCTGAAAACACTGGCTGCCATGCTCGGCATTCGACTGGTGCCCATTGCCATGGATGAACAGGGCATGGTCCCGGAAGCACTGGAGACTGCTTGCAGACGCAATGATATTCGCGGTGTTTATCTCATGCCGAGCGTACACAATCCAACCACCGCAACCATGTCTTCCCCTCGCAGGGACAGCATCGCACGGGTGGCCCAGTCCCATGATCTGATCGTGATCGAAGACGACGCCTATGCCCTGACCGACCCGACCCTCTTGCCACCTGTCGCCAGCCGAATCCCGCATCGCTCCGTATATATCGCCGGAGTATCCAAAAACATGGCCGCCGGTCTTCGAATCGCTTTTCTGGTCACTCCCAAGCCTTACCGCCAGCCCCTGGCGCAGGCCATGCTCAACACGATCTGGATGGCCCCTCCACTCAATGCCGAGCTGACTGCCATGTGGATCAATGACGGAACCGCTGACGCCGTGGTTGAGGCCAAACGACAGGCAACGGCCAAGCGGTACATGCTCGCCTGCGATGTACTGGAGGATTTCAGGTTCCGCGGCAAGCCGACCGGATTCTTCATCTGGCTGGAGCTTCCCGAACCCTGGACCGGCACCATGCTTGAGAAAGCTGCTTCCAAGGAAAACGTGAATGTCTTTGGCGCGGAGAAGTTCACCGTGGGTGACAGCCCTGCACCGGCAGCGGCCCGTATCTCGCTGACCGGTGCCGAGACCATGGAAGAATTCTGTCGCGGGCTGTGGATCATCAGGAATATTCTGACAAACGAGTAA
- a CDS encoding TPM domain-containing protein, whose amino-acid sequence MKTLAHTFLSKEEQDQLVKCVKDVELKTSGEIVPVIASSSYDYPRASHLGGLLLGILAAICIAMLLDREDMWVFLALFLGSYVLFSRLLAAIPELKMPFITKREMHEEVEEAALTNFFIHGLHRTRDLTGIIIYVSVYERSVQILADKGINDKVDPKVWDDVVAEITKGIKAGRSGEALCDGVKRCGQIITEHFPIKSDDTDELPNLIIDGEAL is encoded by the coding sequence ATGAAAACACTCGCACATACGTTTCTTTCAAAGGAAGAACAGGACCAGCTTGTCAAATGCGTCAAGGACGTGGAACTGAAAACTTCCGGTGAAATCGTCCCCGTTATTGCCTCATCAAGCTATGACTACCCTCGCGCTTCACACCTTGGCGGATTGCTGCTCGGCATCCTGGCCGCCATCTGCATCGCCATGCTGCTGGACCGTGAAGACATGTGGGTATTCCTCGCCCTGTTCCTCGGCTCATACGTTCTCTTTTCCCGCCTGTTGGCGGCTATCCCTGAACTGAAGATGCCGTTCATCACCAAACGGGAAATGCACGAAGAGGTGGAGGAAGCGGCACTGACCAACTTCTTCATCCACGGCCTGCACCGTACCCGTGATCTGACCGGTATCATCATTTATGTCTCGGTCTACGAGCGATCCGTCCAGATACTGGCGGACAAGGGCATCAACGACAAAGTCGACCCCAAGGTGTGGGATGACGTGGTTGCAGAAATCACCAAAGGCATCAAGGCTGGCCGATCCGGTGAGGCCTTGTGTGACGGGGTGAAGCGCTGCGGCCAGATCATCACCGAGCACTTCCCGATCAAGTCCGACGACACCGATGAACTGCCCAACCTGATCATCGACGGCGAAGCACTGTAA
- a CDS encoding LysE/ArgO family amino acid transporter: MTSFIQGFGLGGGLIVAIGAQNAFVLTQGVRRNHHLAVAALCILCDGLLIGLGVTGVGAMVSSNALLGQVAAWGGAAFLLWYGFNAFRSALKGGALNDDETATKSLKQTLMLTLGVTLLNPHVYLDTLVLMGSISGQYPLPERYVFGFGAFSASIVWFILLSLGGQLLAPAFKRDITWRMLDGAVCLTMWGIAASLIHGAITT; this comes from the coding sequence ATGACTTCATTCATACAGGGATTCGGACTCGGCGGGGGGCTCATCGTCGCCATTGGCGCACAGAATGCGTTTGTACTGACGCAGGGGGTGCGCCGCAATCACCATCTGGCGGTGGCGGCGCTGTGCATTCTGTGCGACGGGCTGCTTATCGGGCTGGGAGTAACCGGTGTCGGAGCAATGGTGTCCTCGAACGCGCTGCTCGGGCAGGTCGCCGCCTGGGGCGGTGCCGCTTTTCTACTGTGGTACGGATTCAATGCCTTCCGTTCGGCATTGAAAGGAGGGGCGCTCAATGATGACGAGACCGCGACCAAATCACTGAAACAAACACTGATGCTGACGCTTGGTGTCACGCTGCTCAATCCCCACGTATACCTTGATACGCTGGTCTTGATGGGGTCCATCTCCGGGCAGTATCCCCTGCCCGAGCGGTATGTTTTCGGATTTGGGGCGTTCAGCGCATCCATTGTCTGGTTCATCCTGCTCAGCCTCGGGGGGCAGTTGCTCGCTCCGGCCTTCAAGCGCGACATAACCTGGCGGATGCTGGATGGCGCCGTCTGCCTTACCATGTGGGGCATTGCCGCCTCGCTCATCCACGGCGCAATCACGACCTAG
- a CDS encoding TPM domain-containing protein, producing the protein MRTIKLIALSVTAVLVMVVSAFALEVPAYKGYVNDYADMLSPAAEKALEARLTDLERTDSTQVAVLTIPSLEGDDMNEFSIRVVDAWKVGQADKDNGVLLLVSQGDRKVRIEVGYGLEGVLTDVLAGQIITNVIGPRFQKGDFDGGFIDGIGAISGAVRGEYTAAQAKKNQGSRRGVLPLIIIPMIAFIAFTEIFGRRRRRGHITGDKTVTDRRHGSGLGSAASTLFFLSMLGGGRGGGGGFGDGGGFGGFGGGGFGGGGAGGDW; encoded by the coding sequence GTGCGCACAATCAAGCTAATCGCACTCAGCGTGACCGCCGTCCTCGTGATGGTGGTCAGCGCCTTTGCGCTGGAGGTCCCGGCATACAAGGGATACGTCAACGACTATGCCGACATGCTCTCTCCAGCCGCAGAAAAAGCGCTTGAGGCCCGACTCACCGATCTCGAACGCACCGACTCCACACAGGTGGCCGTTCTGACCATCCCTTCCCTTGAAGGCGATGACATGAACGAATTCTCCATTCGCGTCGTCGATGCATGGAAAGTCGGTCAGGCGGACAAGGATAACGGCGTCCTGCTCCTCGTGAGCCAGGGCGACCGCAAGGTCCGCATTGAAGTCGGATACGGTCTCGAAGGCGTCCTCACCGATGTCCTGGCCGGTCAGATCATCACCAACGTCATTGGTCCACGCTTCCAGAAAGGTGATTTCGATGGTGGATTCATTGACGGAATCGGCGCCATTTCCGGCGCTGTACGTGGTGAATACACGGCTGCTCAGGCCAAAAAGAACCAGGGCAGCAGACGCGGCGTCCTGCCCCTGATCATCATCCCCATGATCGCGTTCATCGCATTCACCGAAATATTCGGTCGGCGCAGACGACGCGGCCATATTACCGGCGACAAGACCGTTACAGACCGTCGACACGGTTCCGGTCTCGGCTCTGCCGCATCAACCCTCTTCTTCCTTTCCATGCTCGGTGGCGGGCGCGGAGGCGGTGGCGGATTCGGTGATGGCGGTGGATTCGGCGGATTTGGTGGCGGTGGATTTGGCGGCGGCGGCGCCGGTGGTGACTGGTAG
- a CDS encoding cereblon family protein — MFTHAHHTCNVPLYLKEHQPPAPSDIEETDANSTATTGDKGPALVCKLCRTVITRKDLGMTVDGKHRHVFFNPHGLVFEIGCFASARHLSVASPKSEEFSWFPDYAWESMVCSECFTHMGWRFTGQDGGFYGLILANLVEEEGRKA, encoded by the coding sequence ATGTTCACCCATGCGCACCATACCTGCAACGTCCCCCTATATCTGAAGGAGCACCAACCCCCTGCTCCATCCGATATTGAGGAGACTGATGCGAACTCCACAGCGACAACCGGCGACAAAGGCCCTGCGTTGGTCTGCAAGCTGTGCCGAACGGTGATCACTCGCAAGGATCTGGGAATGACCGTAGACGGCAAGCACCGTCACGTTTTCTTCAATCCGCACGGGCTGGTGTTCGAGATAGGTTGCTTTGCTTCGGCCCGTCATCTGTCCGTGGCCAGTCCGAAGTCCGAGGAATTCTCATGGTTCCCTGACTATGCATGGGAATCCATGGTCTGCAGCGAATGCTTCACCCATATGGGATGGCGATTCACAGGTCAGGACGGCGGTTTTTATGGGCTGATTCTTGCCAATCTGGTGGAAGAGGAAGGGCGCAAGGCGTAA
- a CDS encoding LemA family protein — MTMSLAGCGYNSMQQQEEEVFAAWGNLEASLQRRADLIPNLVETVKAAASHERETLEAVVEARAKATQTKISPDMLGDKEALARFQAAQGGLSSALSRLMVVVERYPDLKANQNYLALQHQLEGTENRINVARQRYNEAVKMFNSSIRSFPNSLTNSVLLNLERKEFFQADPGAKAVPTVDFGNKS; from the coding sequence ATGACTATGTCTCTGGCCGGTTGCGGCTACAACTCCATGCAACAGCAGGAAGAAGAAGTCTTTGCCGCATGGGGCAACCTCGAAGCCTCCCTGCAGCGCCGTGCTGACCTCATCCCCAATCTCGTGGAGACCGTGAAAGCGGCTGCTTCCCACGAACGGGAAACCCTCGAAGCCGTGGTTGAAGCCCGCGCCAAGGCAACCCAGACCAAGATTTCCCCTGACATGCTCGGTGACAAGGAAGCCCTTGCCCGTTTTCAGGCAGCCCAGGGCGGCCTTTCCTCGGCCCTCTCCCGACTCATGGTCGTGGTTGAGCGCTACCCGGATCTGAAGGCCAACCAGAACTACCTGGCCCTGCAGCATCAGCTCGAAGGAACCGAGAACCGGATCAACGTCGCACGCCAGCGCTACAACGAAGCCGTGAAGATGTTCAACTCCTCCATCCGTTCCTTCCCGAACTCCCTGACCAACTCGGTCCTGCTCAACCTGGAGCGCAAGGAGTTCTTCCAGGCCGACCCCGGCGCCAAGGCTGTCCCGACTGTTGACTTCGGCAACAAGTCCTAG
- a CDS encoding SLC13 family permease: protein MIHYLREKRWFFITLIIQAAMLFGPVPDGVTPEGWRVLVMTVGATILFITEPIPLPAVALLIILGQVFLLSIDSSVVAKSLMKDSVLFIMGSLMLAVALVKQKLDKRLALLIVSVTGSNTYRIAFGISVFSGILASFIGEHTVAAMMLPVALSLLQLATDDENKRKSLAILFLFSISYACAMAGIGTPSGGARNAIMIDYLRDFFYASDDPATYPYSVSYLQWMIYAYPVFLVQLPLMHFILRHTFKTDITDMSLAVTKLREQVGEEGSLSGRHYLAILLFLLTLIGWVGFSSTYGMGTIAILGAVLFLVTGLVRWNDLNSGVNWGVVWLYAAAISLGGQMRATGAAAWVADMFMSTLALVGLDHGLGLLAAVMALTTFITNTMSNGAAVAVLGPIVLTIATATETNPLAVGMVTAISSAFAYFTVIGTPASTIVYSSGYLRPPDFMKVGWRMAIMSFVVLMLASKFYWPLIGL from the coding sequence GTGATTCACTATTTACGAGAAAAACGCTGGTTCTTCATCACCCTGATCATACAGGCTGCAATGCTGTTCGGCCCTGTGCCCGACGGTGTTACACCCGAGGGTTGGCGCGTGCTCGTCATGACCGTGGGCGCAACCATTCTCTTCATCACGGAGCCGATTCCCCTCCCGGCCGTGGCATTGCTGATCATTCTCGGACAGGTGTTCCTGCTCAGCATCGACTCCTCTGTGGTGGCAAAATCACTGATGAAGGATTCCGTTCTTTTCATCATGGGTTCGCTGATGCTCGCGGTGGCGCTGGTCAAACAGAAACTCGACAAGCGGCTCGCCCTGCTTATTGTCAGTGTTACGGGATCGAATACATATCGTATTGCGTTTGGTATTTCGGTCTTCTCCGGCATCCTGGCCTCATTCATCGGTGAACACACGGTTGCCGCCATGATGTTGCCGGTGGCGCTATCCCTGTTACAACTTGCTACAGACGACGAGAACAAGCGTAAATCACTGGCCATCCTGTTTCTCTTTTCGATCTCCTATGCCTGCGCCATGGCCGGTATCGGTACCCCCTCAGGCGGGGCGCGAAACGCGATCATGATCGACTATCTTCGAGACTTCTTCTATGCCTCGGATGATCCGGCCACCTATCCCTACAGTGTCAGCTACCTGCAATGGATGATCTATGCCTACCCGGTCTTTCTCGTGCAGTTACCGCTGATGCACTTCATCCTGCGACATACCTTCAAGACCGATATTACGGACATGAGCCTTGCCGTGACCAAGCTCCGCGAGCAGGTCGGCGAGGAAGGGTCTTTGAGCGGACGTCATTATTTAGCCATCCTTCTTTTTTTACTGACTCTTATCGGATGGGTCGGATTCTCTTCCACCTACGGTATGGGAACCATAGCCATTCTCGGTGCCGTTCTTTTCCTTGTCACCGGTCTGGTCCGCTGGAACGACCTCAACTCCGGCGTCAACTGGGGTGTTGTCTGGCTGTACGCGGCTGCCATCTCGCTGGGTGGACAAATGCGGGCCACGGGTGCTGCCGCCTGGGTCGCCGACATGTTCATGTCCACCCTCGCACTCGTCGGACTCGATCACGGACTGGGACTGCTGGCAGCAGTCATGGCCCTGACCACATTCATCACCAATACCATGAGCAACGGCGCTGCTGTTGCCGTGCTCGGCCCCATCGTGCTGACCATTGCCACCGCCACGGAAACCAACCCGTTGGCTGTAGGTATGGTCACGGCCATATCCAGTGCATTCGCCTATTTCACGGTCATCGGAACCCCCGCTTCGACCATTGTCTATTCATCCGGTTACCTGCGTCCGCCCGACTTCATGAAGGTTGGCTGGCGCATGGCTATCATGTCATTTGTGGTGCTCATGCTGGCATCAAAATTCTATTGGCCCCTTATTGGGCTGTAA
- a CDS encoding LysR family transcriptional regulator ArgP: protein MLDYKLVEAFASVIAEGGFEKAARVLHVTQGAVSQRIKLLEEQVGCILLVRSTPPEATTAGREMLKHFKQVVRLEDDLWAGLGQQQKGFATLPVGINADSLATWFFPAVSDYLDTHDVLLDLAVDDQAQTHQLLRDGEVLGCISDRSEPFQGCRVESLGDQSYRLYGTPQYKAKWFNDGVTLEAIQKAPMLIFNRRDRMHEEHIRTVLGDLPKDFNGFYLPASEQFAPTVASGRVCGMIPFQQAREYVERGELVNMLPGHVYTVRLHWHCWNLESAVLRSFSEALISGARRELGKYA, encoded by the coding sequence ATGCTCGATTACAAATTAGTCGAGGCGTTTGCCTCGGTCATTGCGGAAGGGGGTTTTGAAAAGGCAGCGCGGGTGCTGCATGTGACCCAGGGGGCGGTTTCCCAGCGGATCAAACTGCTGGAGGAGCAGGTGGGGTGCATTCTGCTGGTGCGTTCTACGCCGCCCGAAGCAACCACTGCCGGTCGCGAGATGCTCAAGCATTTCAAGCAGGTGGTCAGGCTCGAAGACGATTTGTGGGCCGGACTCGGCCAGCAGCAGAAAGGGTTTGCTACGTTACCGGTCGGCATCAATGCCGACTCTCTTGCAACATGGTTTTTTCCGGCTGTAAGCGATTACCTCGATACCCATGATGTTCTTCTTGATCTGGCTGTGGATGATCAGGCCCAGACCCACCAGTTGCTCAGGGACGGGGAGGTGCTTGGCTGTATCAGCGACAGGAGCGAGCCGTTTCAGGGGTGCCGAGTGGAGTCTCTCGGCGACCAGTCATACCGTCTGTACGGTACACCGCAGTACAAGGCGAAATGGTTCAATGACGGCGTGACGTTGGAGGCAATCCAAAAGGCGCCTATGTTGATATTCAACCGTCGAGACCGGATGCATGAAGAGCATATCCGTACGGTGCTTGGTGATCTGCCAAAGGATTTCAATGGTTTTTACCTTCCGGCATCCGAACAGTTCGCTCCCACTGTTGCAAGCGGGCGTGTCTGCGGCATGATCCCCTTTCAGCAGGCTCGCGAATACGTGGAGCGCGGCGAGCTGGTGAATATGCTGCCCGGGCATGTGTATACGGTGCGACTGCACTGGCATTGCTGGAATCTGGAGTCCGCGGTTCTGCGATCATTCAGTGAGGCATTGATATCCGGCGCTCGTCGAGAGTTGGGCAAGTACGCTTAA
- a CDS encoding LysE family translocator → MTWETYTAFLLFVIVMTGTPGVGNLTMMAIGQTSGFRSSLPFLAGTTVGAIFLDTLVGFGVGGVLLATPELAWAMKIGGMGYILYLGWKILSMRPDAARTKGPLSFWEGVFVHPTNPKSWAMAVVGFSQIATPEMSLPLQVAVYVLTFTVFQISFHSLWGWGGVVLYHSLKSNRLRLMVNSVLVALMVGATMYALFLDTPHA, encoded by the coding sequence ATGACCTGGGAAACTTATACGGCCTTTTTGTTGTTCGTCATCGTCATGACGGGGACGCCCGGAGTCGGCAATCTGACTATGATGGCTATCGGCCAGACATCCGGTTTCCGATCCTCACTCCCGTTTCTCGCCGGAACAACGGTAGGGGCCATCTTCCTTGATACCCTCGTGGGATTTGGGGTGGGCGGCGTGCTGCTGGCTACGCCGGAACTGGCATGGGCCATGAAGATCGGTGGAATGGGGTATATTCTCTATCTGGGGTGGAAAATCCTGTCCATGCGGCCTGATGCAGCCCGTACGAAAGGGCCGCTTTCCTTTTGGGAAGGGGTATTCGTGCATCCCACCAATCCCAAAAGCTGGGCCATGGCGGTTGTCGGGTTCAGTCAGATTGCCACACCGGAGATGTCGCTTCCGCTACAGGTCGCCGTTTACGTGCTGACGTTTACTGTTTTTCAGATTTCGTTTCACAGCTTGTGGGGCTGGGGTGGTGTTGTGCTGTATCACTCACTGAAATCAAATAGGCTGCGATTGATGGTCAATTCCGTGCTGGTGGCGCTTATGGTCGGCGCAACCATGTATGCCTTGTTTTTGGATACTCCTCATGCATAA
- the fumC gene encoding class II fumarate hydratase: MADVRIESDSLGKVEVPSDKLWGAQTQRALNLFAIGRDRMPPEMIEAYAVLKKACALANNEAGKLRDGTTKLIVDACNEILEGQHDAMFPLPVWISGSGTQFNMNVNEVIANRCSQMTGHDLGSKQPVHPNDHVNQSQSTNDNFPSAMYMAAAIGVTRKLIPAAKQFAASLASHANNWQTIVKIGRTHMQDATPLTLGQEFSGYAGLIDQNVTRLETALADVYALPLGGTAVGTGINTHPDFDKDAVGHIAQLTGLPFTTADNKFTVQGSHDALVQLSGCLKTLAGSLYKIACDIRLLACGPRAGLGELILPANEPGSSIMPGKVNPTQCEALTMVAMQAMANDQAVTLGGSGGILEMNTYKPLMIHNIMQSIRTLSDAMNSFREHLLDGLNADNERIRELLNRSLMLVTALNPAIGYENAAKIALHAHRSGSTLKEAALELELVTEEEFDRIVVPEKMVEPHR, from the coding sequence ATGGCAGACGTACGCATCGAATCGGACAGCCTCGGCAAAGTGGAAGTACCCTCGGACAAGCTCTGGGGAGCACAGACCCAACGCGCCTTGAACCTCTTCGCCATCGGGCGCGACCGGATGCCGCCGGAAATGATCGAGGCGTATGCCGTGCTCAAGAAAGCCTGTGCCCTCGCCAACAATGAGGCTGGGAAGCTGCGTGACGGCACCACAAAACTCATTGTCGATGCCTGTAATGAAATCCTTGAAGGACAACATGATGCCATGTTTCCGCTCCCGGTCTGGATTTCCGGCAGCGGTACCCAGTTCAACATGAACGTCAACGAGGTCATTGCCAACCGATGCTCGCAAATGACCGGTCACGATCTTGGTTCCAAACAGCCGGTGCATCCCAATGATCACGTCAATCAGTCCCAGTCCACCAACGACAACTTCCCTTCCGCCATGTACATGGCCGCAGCCATCGGGGTCACACGCAAGCTGATACCGGCCGCCAAGCAGTTTGCGGCCTCTCTCGCCAGCCACGCCAACAACTGGCAGACCATCGTCAAGATAGGAAGGACCCACATGCAGGACGCCACCCCGCTGACACTGGGGCAGGAATTTTCCGGGTATGCCGGTCTGATAGACCAGAATGTGACACGTCTCGAAACCGCCCTTGCTGACGTGTATGCCCTGCCGCTGGGTGGTACAGCAGTCGGAACCGGCATCAACACCCACCCGGATTTTGACAAGGATGCCGTTGGTCACATTGCCCAACTCACCGGCCTCCCCTTCACCACGGCAGACAATAAATTCACGGTGCAGGGGTCCCATGACGCCCTGGTACAACTTTCAGGATGTCTGAAAACACTGGCCGGCTCACTGTACAAGATTGCCTGTGATATCCGGTTGCTTGCCTGCGGTCCCCGTGCCGGTCTGGGAGAACTGATCCTTCCGGCCAACGAGCCGGGGTCATCCATCATGCCAGGGAAGGTCAATCCGACCCAGTGCGAAGCCCTGACCATGGTCGCCATGCAGGCCATGGCCAATGATCAGGCCGTCACCCTAGGCGGGTCAGGCGGCATCCTTGAAATGAACACCTACAAACCGCTGATGATCCACAACATCATGCAGTCCATCCGCACTCTGTCCGACGCCATGAATTCGTTCAGGGAGCACCTGCTGGACGGGTTGAATGCTGATAACGAACGCATCCGCGAACTGCTCAACCGCTCACTCATGCTGGTAACGGCACTGAATCCGGCCATAGGCTATGAGAATGCCGCCAAAATCGCGCTCCATGCGCATCGGAGCGGCTCCACCCTCAAGGAAGCCGCACTGGAGCTTGAACTCGTCACTGAGGAAGAGTTCGACCGGATCGTTGTGCCGGAAAAAATGGTGGAACCCCATCGTTGA